GTGCTGGGACTCAAGAAGCTGTACAACGCGCTCTACACCCCGCGCGTGCCATTCAGGGTGAAGCTCGACGTCGAGCTTgccaagctgctggagtgGATTGCGCCCAGCGACGAGGAGCGGGCCCACAAAGAGAAGGTTAGGCGCACGGTCGCGGAGCTTACACGCGCAGGTGCTGCTACAGCTGGAGCTGCTCATTTCAGCGCTGTTCCCAAACGCAGTTATGCACGTATTTGGCTCATGTAGGTGACCAGCTCCGGCGGGCCAGCACATTCGCAGATGCCACAGGACTATCGCTACCAGGAGGCGATATCGACGTCTGCATCCAGACGACCGAGGACGAGCTCTCAACGCTCAAACTCTTGGTATACGCAATGAGCAAGATGGACCTGCTGCACTCGTTCGAGTGCATCTTCAACGCCAAGGTGCCCGTGGTCAAGGCCATCGACAAGGCGACAGGTAGAGCCCCCGCACGCTTGATACCGACGTCGTTCAGGGGTTAAGTTGGACATTTCGATCTGGCAGCAGAATGCAATGGACACCACACAGTTCATCAAGGACAAGGTCGGTTATACCTAGGCGCCTAGATAAGTCGCGCAGTGCGAGCAGTACAAGTACATGCAACCGCTCATCCTGCTGATCAAGCTtttcctgcagctgcgcaacCTCAACGACACGTACATCGGGGGCATCGGCTCGTACCTGCTCTACTGCATGGTGCTCAGCTTCCTGCAGCTCCACGTctccagctgcagccgcAGCAAGGACGAGGAGAACACCCTGGCCAGCCTCTACGTGGACTTCTTCTACTACTGGGGGTTCCTGCGGGACTACAACCAGTTCGCCACGACGGTGCGCGGGTTCGGGCACGTATTCCCCAAGAGCCTGCTGAGCAGCCGCGACAccgcgctgctggcgtGCGAAAGCCCCCTGGAAACATCCGTTGACATCGGAAAGAACGCATTCAACATGGGCAGCGCGCGGGCGTCGTTCCAGAACGCATTCTTCGTGCTCATGGAGAAGCAGAACATGTCCGGAgaccgcggcggcggctcCGGCGCCCACGACCGCCAAGACTGCATCCTCGAGGCCCTCTACGACCCATCGCACCCTATCTTCCAGCACAGGTCGGAAAGCACGATAAAACGAACCATGCACCAGTCGTACGACTACCAGAAGCTTGCCTCCCCAGAGAACTCACTGAAGGAGGTCTGCGAGCACCTGCGCCGGATGGCCGACAACGCAGAGTCGGCTGGCACGGCAAACCGACAGAAGCCGCTCGCGGCATCGGTATCGCACAAACCGGACGACGGTACGGCCGGCGACGAACAGAAATCGCTGCCCTTCTACGTCATCGCCGACGCAGTCACCAGGGAGTTCTACAGCACGGACTGACGCTGCACGGGTGTAGCATAACTTTAAATCAGATGTTTCTTTGCGATGCGCTGCACGCGCAGGTTAAACTCGCGTGAGACGATGAGCCCGTTCGGTGGGTAGAGCGGGTTGTATAGGTACTTGCAGTACAGCTCGTGCACTTCCTTCAGAAAGGCCCGGACCGAGTCgcacgacggcggcggcgggagCGGCGTCGACTGCCCAGCGGCAGACGCAGGCAGCGTCCACGTAGCAGCGCGCGTCACCAACAGGAAGCGGACGTGGCTCGTGCTCACGAACGCCCACACAGCCAGACAGTCGAACACATCCACCTCCTTCAGGTACATGGAAGGGTTGGTCCACACCAGCTCGTCGATCACGTCCAGCGCCTGGTGTGCGACGAACGAAGCGAGGTGTGGCGGGTCGGGCCGCCAACCGGGAGTCGAGAGGTCTTGAATCAGCAGCGGCCGGTCGTCCCGGCTGACGATTATCAGCACGAGGATCTTCGACTTCGGCTCCGTAGCGTACGCGTCCGGCGCCGAGACCGGCTCCAAATCGGCCATTTATCGTGTAGCTATAATATTAATGCGGTGTCACATGGCGGCGCGAGTGTGTAGCAGGAGCGCCCTGCACGCCGCGACATCAGGCTTTCTTCACAGCCAGCGGCTTCTTCAGCTGGAATTTCGGCTTTATCGCAATCGGCACCAATGGTTTCTTATCGTCTGCGCCCGCAGGAGCGTCGCCGGAACCCGCCGGCTGCGGTGGCGGCGCGACCTTCGGAGTGATCCCGGCCGGCGCTGTCTTAGGTGTAACCGCAGGCAGCGCAACCTTGGGCGCGATTGATTTCATGGCGTTCTTGGGTGAGATTCCGCCATCTGCTGTCTTCGGAGCGACAGCTGGCGCTGCCGTCTTAGGCGCTAGCAACGGCAACGCAGTCTTCGCCGCGACACCCAGCGTCTTGCCCTTCGGCGCAATCAGCGGTCCCTTGGTGACAGCGGCGGGCTCCTTAGCAGCAGGTGTATCCGCCGCCGGTGCCGACTTGGTGGCGACCTTTGGCACGATCGCCTTCGGCGCGGCGGCATCGGTAGTCGGTGCGGTCTTCGGAGTGGCGGCATCGGTAGTCGGTGCGGTCTTCGGAGCGATGCCCAGCGGCGCCTTGCTTACCCCCTTGGGGGCCAACAGAGGCGCCTTCTTGGCCGGGACGAACTCAGCCTTCGgagccgcagctggagcTGGCGCCGGAGCCTCGGCGGGCTCGGGTGTAGCAGTAGCCGGGGCTTTAGTAGGAGTAACCGGAGCTTTGGTAGGAGTAGCCAGAGCTTTGGTAGGAGTAGCCAGAGCTTTGGTAGGAGTAACCGGAGCTTTGGTAGGAGTAGCCAAGGATTTAGTAGCAGCCTTGGTGGCTACGGACGGAGGTTCAGCCTTGGTCGTTAGCGGGGTCTTGAAAGTAACCTTGGGAGTCAAAAGAGCCTTGCCAAGGGGCGCCTTCAGGCCAACCTTTGGCGTTGCCGGGGCGGTGTCGGGCTGCGGCGTTGAATCTGCCGACGCGTTGGACTTGCTGGCCACCATAGGCGCCGCCTTGGTTGGGAGGGCCTTGGAAGCGGCAGCTTCAGGAGCGGGCGACTTGGCCTTGCTGTCAGCAGCCTGTGGCAACGATGATTTGCCCAACAACGGTGCCTTGGTGATGGAAGGCGTGGCTTTGGGGGCAGCGTCCGACGGTGCTGCCGCCTTGGATGGCGCGGGTGACTTGGCCGCAGCGGCCGCCGGTTCCGTGGACGCTGGTGCCGCTTTGGCAGGAGCGCCCAATGGCGTCGGCTTGTTGCTCTTGAGGAACAGCGGCTTGCGCAAAACAGCCTTCTGCTTGGGCTGGAAGGGCGAATCCGCCGGCGTTGATGGCGGAGCTGTGGCgcgtgttggcggcagcttAGACTTCACCTCGGGCTTCGACACCGACGGCGCCTTGTTGGTGGCGggcgcggcggcgctgaccTTGTCGGGGACCGTAGGTTCAAGTTGCGATGGTTTGTTGGCGTCCGCAGGGGGCACCTGGCTCATCATGAGCTCGTCGGTGCGGCGGATGAAGTTCACGGCGGGCAGCTTCGCGCCGTCGGGGATGCCGCGCACGCTGACGATCAGGTCGCCGCAGTGGTTACCGCCGGCGTCCATGATCTGCCACGGCTCGCGCGAGTTCAGCGTCCTGTTGTCGACAATCGACATTTGGCAGCTACccagcagcacgttgccggaGTACACGTCCAGGATCAGCAtgggcagcacgttggggatgcgcggcggcagctgctggacggACACGCAGCCGTCGACCTCGATCACGCCGGACGCGTTGTCCATGGGACGAGCAGTCACCTTCATCACGCGAGACGGCGTCGACAGCGCAAACTCGGCCGTCTCGTTGTCGTAACGGAACGCGCAGGAGTAATATCCGGTCTCGTTGGTAAACTTGCTGCTCTTGAGCATCAGCTGGTGCACGGTCACCGACAGCCCGCGCAGCTGTGCGGACGGCGTGGCAGGCTCCGTTGACGATGGCATCGGGGCTGGTGCCGGAGCTGCGGGCGTCGGCAGGGGCTGTTGATCGAGCGCGTTGCCGACATGGGGCATCGACGCGTAGATGGCGGTGTAAAGCGTGTTCAGCCTGACGTCCAGATCCCTGCAGGGGTACAGGTACTCCAGAAATAGCCGCAGAAACGCCGCGCGGTTCTGGCTCTGCAGGGTTGCGCAACTGCCGATACCAACGAACGCCTGCACCAAAGTGTCCAACTGGTTGTACAGCAGCTCGATCTTGTCGATGGTGGAGCGGATTTTCAGAGGCTGCCCAACCAACGCGCGTATCTTGCCGTCCAGGTGCTCGATCTGGGTGTTAGCCTCGGCCAGCTTCCTGCGCTCCTCAACCAGCTCCTGCTCAAGGCGGTACGCCGTAGcctcactttgcctgcgcaGCTCGCGCTCACGGTTGTACAGAGTGAAATAGTTGCGCATACGCTCTTCCAGGTCGTCCAGCATGTGCTCAATCACCTCGGGCGCCGGCCTGTGGCGGCCGAAGGGCACGTTGCGGGTGAGCACGGCACGGTTAGGCACGCGCAGCTTCGACGACCTCCCGGAGAGCTGCTGCCAGGGGTCCTGGCTCCCGCCGGAAAATCCGATATCCGACATCCTTGCACCAAACGGAGAGCGCGTGAACGCCGTATGCCAATTCGCTACGGGCGGTCGAGGCGCGTAGCACGCGGAGGATATCGGCCGGGCGCTTACACACCTGACTCCAAGACGATGACACAGTTAAAAAAAGTAGCAATGAGCCGGTTCCAGGAGCATCGCGGATCGTGCTGGAACGGTCAATGGGCTCGTGTCTGAAGACACCGCTCCGAGGGGCACCTCAGGGCAGCAAACCGGTGCCGCCGGGCGTCGGAGGCGCCGGGAGCCCGGAGGCCAGCTGGCGAAGGCGCGGCCAAACGTTACCAAAGCTTCACTACGTGCACATTAAAACGCGAATTTGTGCAAAATGCCCCGGGTGTAGGCAGTAGTACAGCACCGGGGACACCgatccagctgctaccacGCAGACAGGATCGACGAGCCGTGGGATGCAGATTCACGCATCCCAACGGCGGCCGTAGTGGCGCGGAGCGTCCATGTCGTACGCGCGATGCCGAGGGCGGTACGCGTAGTCGCGGTCCCGCGACCGGTAGTCCGACGAGTGGTAGTCACGCCGGTCGTGTTCTGGCGCGTACCGCTCGCTCTCACGGTACTTGCTGTAGCTCTCGCGGTACTCCGGCGGGTAGCTCGACTGCAGCACGCTCAGCTCGGACCCGCGGTGGCGGGAGCGCTCCGAGTCACGCACGTAATCACCCAACCGCTGCGTGCGTCGGCTGCAGCCGGAGCGGCTCTCGTACTCATCGTAACAGTCGAACGACCGGTCGCGGTAGACGTGGCTGGAGTGTAGCGACTCCGCCGTGTTGCCGTCGCTGGCGGTCATGGACGACATGCTGCCTTGCCTCGACAGCGGGCGGTAGTGGTACCAGTCGCCGTCACTGGGATGCACGTGCGAGTCGTACATGGTGTCACTGGACCAGCGGTTCGACCGCATTGGCGCGTAGTCGCGCGGCTCCTCGTAACGCTCGATCGACGACCTGCGCTTGTAGCCGTCATCCGGCGGGTACTCTTCCTGGTACTCGCGACCGCCGTGCTCTCGCGCGTAGCCGCCGGTGGAGGCGCGCCGACCGTAGTAGCGACTGTTGTGCGGCGGAGATTCGTCGTCGGTAGACAGGGCGGGCGCCCTGTCGGAGGGGGCGGAGTGCGGGGGCGTGTTGCCGCAACCCGCGCTGCGACTGCTCGCATTCGGCAGGTCGCCGAACTGCAGCGTAGTCTGCGTGTCGTTCTTCTTCAGAGGGATGCGGATGCCCTTCAGAAACTTCGTTTTGCGCTTTTCGTTGTAGTTGTCTATGAACTCGCGGTACAGGCTGTTGCGGCGCAGCTCGATGGAGTGCTTCTTGTCGACCAGCTTGCCCGTAGGACGCCCTTCGTCGTCGCTCGAAATCGTCGCCTCCAGCGCAGCGACCCTCGCGCTCTCGACCGGGTTGTTCAGCTGCTTCAGGTGCTGCAGGATACCACCGCGGCCTGACGGATTCACCTCGACCACGTTGCTGATCAGGTGCGCAGACTTCAACGCCAGCACGTCCCCGCCAGCGTCGATAACGGTAGACCCGCGTTTCGCGACGGACCTCGGGGCCGGCGCATCCGGGTTCCTGGACTCGCTGGGGTCGGACATGGTCTCTCGACCGGGCACGGGGCCCACCGGACGCGGGCCCACCTCGGTCTGCGACGCCGATTTGGCCGGCGGTTTAGTATCCAGACACCTATCACGAGCTATTTGCGGGGCTATGGGGTCTTTGGACTGGTGTGAAGACAGCGACGGGCTGTTAATATCGGCAGTTCCCTGGGCAAGACGCTTCTTGCTGCCTTGTAAAAGGTGAAAGCGCATCAGAGCGGTGGGCGGGTAGCAATGCACGGCCGCCGAGGGGGTCACCGTCGGCGAAGGTGCCTCGACACCCCGGCGCTGATCACTGCCAGCCCCGTCAATCTGAGTGCGGGGGGCGCTCAGCGCCAGCGCGCCTCCAGAATCCGCAGCACGCGGACGATCCGTATTGCCACTGGCAACAGCGCCGGCATCACGCGACTCAGCGGCACGCGAGTCGGCGTGCCTGGTCGTGTCGTCACCGTCGTTGGCATCCTCCGACGAGGAGCTCAGCGAAACCGCGTCGATGAAGCCAtcctcaccgctgccgtcggtGCCCGCATTCGTATGCGGGGGTTCCTTAAACCCAATCTCGTGCGTTATGGGGTCGGGGGCACTGTCCACGCTGTCCTTGGTGAcggtgtgctggttgttgcgGTCCTGGTGTTTAGGGGTGCAGATCTCAACCTCGTCCACGGCGCAGCCACCGAGCACCAGCTCGTCGCCCTTGATgtagcgcaagtcggaatcCGTCATGGCGCTCTTCAGAATGTCCTTCAGACGGTGCGACAGCGCCTTCAGCGAGTTAGACGGGCTGCCCTTCTTGCCGGACAGGGTGCTGCCAGCGCCGCCAGACTGCTCCGTGCCCGTGCGCACAGGCGTCCGCTGGGTAGGTAAAATGAACGACGTGTGCTGAATCGCGCCCTTGTAGCTTAAGTAGCCGCAGTTGTTTAACGACGCTGCCTGGTCGGGGCCAGAGCGGGGAAAAGGCTCGATCTTCCATATGGAGGCAGCAGCCTCAGCTTGACGGCGCAGCGTCTCCTCCGATAAAAACGCACCCGGCGATTCAGACGGGCACGGAAAAAGCGGACGGCACTCGTCGTAGTACACCCTGCGGAACGGGTCCAGCCGGCTGATCAGCTCAGGCTGGATGAAAATGTTAGGCCTCATGGAAGGTCGGGAATCTGCACAAGGTCAACCAAACAACCGAACGCGCCCACCTGCAACACGCTGGATGCGACGCACCCCAAGAGGCGCCGCCTCGTTGTCGAACTCGTGGAAGTACAAATTCTCCAGCTTCACCATCGCGGCCTCGCAGCCGCGACGGATGCCGCGGCCGTTGATCTTGCTGTCTGCTACGAAATGAGCCGTCAAAAAGGCGCAGCGCGCGCCATAAAAACGCGCACGTACCTGGCTTTCTTCCCTTCATTGTGGCGCGGAGTCGAGCGGGACTGTGTACAGGACGCGGCGAGCGGCGCTGTTCAGCATGATGCGCAGCCGTTCCAAAGAGGCAGACGCCACGGAGCTTGACATGCAGGCATCATCCATATCCGTGCGTGTCGCCTGGGAGCATTTATACACGGACACGATGCTGTGCGCTGCACTGACGTCTCCCTCTCATGCAACGTGCCTATGGCGGTGTACCCGCTTCGTGGGGGCGAGCGGCCCTCAGTCGCACGGCACAGACGGCCTCCGCGGCCCTCGCACAGCTGGATTCTACGCGGACACGCCGGCACACACCCGGAGGGCAGCTGATCCCGCCGGAAGGTCGCGTACGACGCCGCCACGACGATACACACACGGCCCGTCGCCAGGACAGACACCAACTCAACCCCTGTCTACTGGGTCAAAACGCTTCGAAAGCCCGTTACACAGCGAAATATTGGTTACAAAACGCAGTAGAAGGCTCGCAACGGAGTGTGCGAACAGACGCTCCGGCTTGCAGCGACGCACATAGAGACTCACAGCCCATAACCACTACACGCGTAGTTAGCCGGTGACAGCACTGTCACTGCAACTGTCGGCAACTGCTGACCTAAGCGGAGCCTGCAAAGCACCGATGTTTTGCGCCGTGGCCCGGTTCGCCAAGCAGCGGCTGACGACGCGGATATACGATGCCGGCACGAAAGCGTCGCTCAAGGTCTACCACCTGCAGGAATACGCGAGGTACCGAGCGGGGCTGACGCCCTCGGGGTCGCCAGGCGATTCCACGGCTCCGGGCAGAGGTGTACGCCCGGATGCAGCGCGGGACATACCGCTGTTTCGGAAGATCGAGGACTGGAGGCAAATAGTCGCAGAAGTCGATGACTGCGTCCGTGACCTATCGCccgcgcagctgctcgcgACGGCGATCGCGTACTGGCGGCTGGGACGCGTTGGGCGCTCCGAGTGGAAGCGGCTCTgctcggcggcggcgcggcACGCCTACGGACCACATGCAAACGTCACCGGCATATCCGCCAGCGAGGTCGCGCTGATACTGTGCTGCTACGCCCGCGTGTTCAACAAGCCGGTGCATTCCTCAACCAGCCTGCTGCGCTGGCTGGTGCGCGACGTCGGCAGGCTGAACGAACGTGACGTATGCATGACGCTCTTCTACATGAGGCGGATGCGCGCCGTACCGCCGGTGCTGGACACCTCGGAGAAGTCTTCAGGTGCAGCGATGCTGAGGGCGATCGTGCTGGGCCTGGCTGCGGAGGGCGGCAACAAGCTGCCCAAGTTCTCCCCCGGCGGCCTGGCATGCCTGGTGTCGAACATCACCTACATCGGACATATACCGTGGGGGTTGATGTACCACGCGTGCAACCTCATACGCAAACACGCCGCAAGGCTGGACGCTAAAACCATGGCAATGCACCTCAGGTCGCTCGCCATGCTGCGCTTCCCCGACAAGGGCACGCTCAAGGCGTTCGCGACGCGTCTCGACACCACGAAGCCGCTGCCCACCGCGACCATCACGTGTATACTGCACTCGTACGCGAAGCTGAGGTTCAGGCCGCGCAAACATTTCGGGGGGCTCTTCGAGCAGGTGCAAAAGTGGGTGGTTGTCGGCAGCTGGTTCGCAAATGCGTTCAGGGGGATATTCCTGTTCCAGGACCACGAAGTCGCCCAGGTGGCATTTGCCCTGGGGCAGTTGGGGTATCGCAACGAGGATGTTTTTGAGAGCATCTGCGCTTTCTCGGAGGTACGGGGCGCCGCAAAATATTATCACAGCGCCGCAGGCTCGAGCAGAACAACAGAACCCACAGAACATCTCAATGCTCATGCAGTCGTTTGCCAAAGTCGGCATATACCGTCGTGAAGCCGTGGATGCGCTTGTGCGGCAGGCGAAGGACACCGTGGTATGTGGCCAATGACGCACAGCCGATACACGCCGATGTTCAGGCCGCCTTCACGCTTAAGCAGAGCGTGGCGGTGCTAGACTCCTGTGTAGTGCTTGGGCACTTCGATAGTGACGTTTTCCGCGCACTGCTGGCCAACGTGACGAGGCTCGTTGAGGTGGGTTGGGCTCTCGAGTTCTCAACACGCCGAAGGATGACCTCCCGGACGGCCTTATAAACCAGCTCAACCGGATCATGTACTGCCTGCGGTTCGAGGTAACACATGTGTAATTAGGGTATTGGGGTAAATGGTGTGCAGCACGCCAAATTCGTGGAGGAGTGCCCGCCGAGCATGCAGACCCTGATCGGTCTCTACCAGGGGCACTTTTTGGAGGCGCCGCCCAAAGAGGTGAGTCACAAATAAGAGTCACACAAACATTATTCAACAGCCTAGGGATGCACTCTACGAGTGTCTAGAGATGATGGACGTGAAGTACGAACGCAATGCATCAATAGGGCCCTACCGCATCGATGCGCTTGTTAACGGGTGGGCACCTCTACTCATGTAGCACAAGCATCATCTACTCAGGTCGATAGCGCTTGAACTGCTCAGCGAAGCTGCGTTGTGCCCACTGATGCAGCAGCCGCTCGGGTCGGTGCGCCTGAAAACAAGACACATGGAGGCCATGGGATACACGCACACTACACTGCCGATGAAAGAGTGGTTAGCTTATTAAGTCCACGTGGCAACTGGTTCAGGCTCCGGAGGCCACAAGAGGAGCGGATAACGCGCCTCGAAGAGGCATTAGCCCTGTAGACTCACTTTGAATTTGTCTGCACAATTTTAGATAAAACGATGCCAAACTTACAGGTGTCATCCATGTGCGGCGACACAGTAGCGGACAGGCCCAGCGCCGCCAGGCAGCCGCGCACGATGCCCGCCAGCAGGTGCAAATAGAAGAGCTTGTAGTCCTCGGAGAAACCCAAGccgtcgctgccgccggCAACGGGGGCCCGCGCTCCCAGATGCGACAGCCATGGAATCTGGTCGCACATGATTATGTAAGTGCCCTGGCTGTTCGATTGCAGGCGCCCGGCGTTTGTTCCGAACAGGTAAGTCCACACATTCTTGCAGACAAAAATGACGCAGGTGTTCTGATCCCAGATACGACCCTTTCCTAGCGTCAGCCTAAAGCGCTGTTCATCTCATAAGTCACTTAACCCACCGTGTAGCGATCCTGGCGCCCAAGTAGTAGCCGTGAAGGTCGAGCGCCGCCTTCACGGACGCGTGTCCATCTGACGATTGCGATTGAGGTTCCGCGGACTGCGGCGACGACGAGCGTTTGCGCAACGAGCGGGCCAGGTAGTACTTCACCAGCTCGTGgatgagcagcagctgcacgtGCTTCGCCGCGGTCGCCATCGCAGCGGAGGGATGCACACTGCCAACAACGGCGTGCCGCTGCCTTcggcctgctgcagcgacaGAAGTAACCGCGCAGTTATGATACAGCAAAGGCACTTAGCACGATTGCTATTCCATGTTAGCGCTGCGGGCCCAGGGATGTGTCGACACGCACTGTGTCTTCCCACACAATCAGCATCGCGTCATCACGCTGACGCGGTTGGCGCGTCGCCGTTTAGCCATGCTGGCAGCCAGAAGGTGCGAAGTTATCTATCTTGCACGACTACTGAGTGATGCGGCTTTTGGTTCAAGCAATAGTCTAAGTGGACGCCCATCAGACAAGGCCGTTGACGTTGGACGTGGTTGTTGATATCGAGACAATGCGGCCGTTACGCTTGCATCTAACAACCCAGATTGCTGCAAGATGTACGATGCTTGACGTTAGGTTAACGGACGCCGAGCCTGACGACACTTTGCTCACATACGCCGAGGCGCTAAACAGCTCCGCCTAATACCATGACATTTGCGCAGCGGAAATGTTAGATATATGTATGCCAATATTTAGCTTGCGCGATCAACGTACAGTTACAGCGCCATTTGGAACGAACAGGATACGTCAAAGTACGGAGGACTCCATTAACTCCGTAACGTTCACAACGATGACATCAGCGACAACAAGGTAAATCGTGTATATCAAGTACACATACACGATACATAACCCAACTGTATCATGAACAAACACAGTGGGAAATTGGCATGAAACGGGCACACTACGTGGAAGGGGTACGCTCGAACATAGGTCGGCCAAACGCCGAGTCACCTCAATCGCACATTAAGCAGCTGAACACCGCGACCGAATCTTACAACCATTACGATTGAAATTTCGGTTGGCTGACGGTGAATAACCCGCAAAGCGTCGACACAACCGGCCGCCGCCCTTATAGGGTAGAGGCTGCCGGAATCATGGGGACGACGAGAACGGACGACTACTGCCATTCAACACCTCACCTTTTGCCTTCATTAATTTAGGTACGTTGCGTGCAGTATCTTAGTGGTCCTCGAGGGGCGTTGGAGCGCGTGCGTCGGTTTTACGGGCGcacgcgccgccgccgggtAGTGCCGCTGGTGTATCCGCCGCGAGCTCGCGCGCAA
This genomic stretch from Babesia bigemina genome assembly Bbig001, chromosome : III harbors:
- a CDS encoding Poly(A) RNA polymerase protein 2 — protein: MESVGDGGAEAPSVDAGAAADDGSLVANLSTEDYDRLSAFYGPELYSMVEDEKHREIVERNSAMREAVKGLGKVKLGARSKLDAPCEFINIPREKLRQDKDTSAKGANQKNLVTVLGLKKLYNALYTPRVPFRVKLDVELAKLLEWIAPSDEERAHKEKLCTYLAHVGDQLRRASTFADATGLSLPGGDIDVCIQTTEDELSTLKLLVYAMSKMDLLHSFECIFNAKVPVVKAIDKATGVKLDISIWQQNAMDTTQFIKDKCEQYKYMQPLILLIKLFLQLRNLNDTYIGGIGSYLLYCMVLSFLQLHVSSCSRSKDEENTLASLYVDFFYYWGFLRDYNQFATTVRGFGHVFPKSLLSSRDTALLACESPLETSVDIGKNAFNMGSARASFQNAFFVLMEKQNMSGDRGGGSGAHDRQDCILEALYDPSHPIFQHRSESTIKRTMHQSYDYQKLASPENSLKEVCEHLRRMADNAESAGTANRQKPLAASVSHKPDDGTAGDEQKSLPFYVIADAVTREFYSTD
- a CDS encoding sedlin, N-terminal conserved region family protein, putative is translated as MADLEPVSAPDAYATEPKSKILVLIIVSRDDRPLLIQDLSTPGWRPDPPHLASFVAHQALDVIDELVWTNPSMYLKEVDVFDCLAVWAFVSTSHVRFLLVTRAATWTLPASAAGQSTPLPPPPSCDSVRAFLKEVHELYCKYLYNPLYPPNGLIVSREFNLRVQRIAKKHLI
- a CDS encoding TRAFFICKING PROTEIN PARTICLE COMPLEX SUBUNIT 6B, putative; amino-acid sequence: MATAAKHVQLLLIHELVKYYLARSLRKRSSSPQSAEPQSQSSDGHASVKAALDLHGYYLGARIATRLTLGKGRIWDQNTCVIFVCKNVWTYLFGTNAGRLQSNSQGTYIIMCDQIPWLSHLGARAPVAGGSDGLGFSEDYKLFYLHLLAGIVRGCLAALGLSATVSPHMDDTYKFKVSLQG